In the Nerophis ophidion isolate RoL-2023_Sa linkage group LG01, RoL_Noph_v1.0, whole genome shotgun sequence genome, one interval contains:
- the LOC133541206 gene encoding gastrula zinc finger protein XlCGF57.1-like — protein sequence MDDYCYAKMATSCQRESERESETSSKSPTEIKTEDEDIQQLIDHPEELPPQAVVSSTLKQETPQPLHIKKEEEEFWITQKGESFFEPDKADPTKLPLTAVSVKTEEDEEKPQPDILLAPLSGSEGEDEVEVTLSSHTDSEGDRTDSDNKDSKCSKKKRGKQCLSCSVCAKNFSKKSDLTRHMRTHTGEKTFNCSMCCKSFSQKHHLTEHMRTHTGEKPFNCSVCHKSFSRKSSVTEHMRTHTGEKSVSCSVCGKSFLLNRQLAEHMNRHTGVKPFKCSICGKNFVSRFGLTQHIKIHNGIKPFICSVCGKSYFQKSSLIPHMRTHTGEKPLRDHNCSVCGKTFTRNESLIEHMRTHTGEKPFDCSVCGKKFSQRSTLTQHMRTHTGEKPFNCSVCGKSFSQNISLIDHISTHRGEQTLNCSVCGKSFTRKSHLTQHMRTHTGGKILKCSVCDKSFVSRAVLARHMRTHTGLKPFSCSVCGKSFSQTSHLPRHMRTHTGEKPFICSVCGKSFFSRQDLTRHTIKFTGEKSFSCSVCGKMFHHNADALTHIRTHTGEEPTVV from the coding sequence ACATCCAGCAGCTGATTGATCATCCAGAAGAACTTCCCCCTCAGGCAGTGGtgagctccactttgaagcaggagactccacagCCACTCCACATTAAAAAAGAAGAGGAGGAATTCTGGATCACTCAGAAAGGAGAGTCTTTTTTTGAACCGGACAAGGCTGATCCCACCAAGTTGCCACTGACTgctgtctctgtgaagactgaagaggatgaagagaaaccacaaccAGACATCCTCTTAGCCCCACTTTCAGGTAGTGAAGGTGAAGACGAGGTTGAAGTGACTTTGAGCAGCCATACAGACTCCGAAGGTGATAGGACTGACTCTGACAACAAAGACTCGAAATGTTCTAAAAAGAAGCGAGGTAAACAATGTTTGAGCTGCTCAGTCTGTGCTAAAAACTTTTCTAAAAAGAGCGATTTGActcgacacatgagaacgcacacgggggaaaaaacatttaattgttcaatgtgttgtaaaagcttttctcaaaagcACCATTTGACGgagcacatgagaacgcacacaggggAAAAACCATTCAACTGTTCAGTTTGCCATAAAAGCTTTTCTCGAAAGAGCAGcgtgactgaacacatgagaacacacacgggagagAAATCCGtgagttgttcagtttgtggtaaaagctttCTTCTAAACAGACAATTGGCTGAACACATGAATAGGCACACAGGAGTAAAGCCATTTAAATGCTCAATTTGTGGTAAGAACTTTGTTTCCAGATTTGGTTTGACTCAACACATAAAGATACACAATGGAATAAAGCCATTTATTTGTTCTGTGTGTGGCAAAAGCTATTTTCAAAAGAGCAGTTTGATtccacacatgagaacgcacacaggagagAAACCGTTGAGAGACcataattgttcagtttgtggtaaaaccTTTACTCGTAATGAAAGTTTGATTGaacacatgaggacacacacaGGGGAAAAGCCATTCGATTGCTCAGTTTGCGGTAAAAAGTTTTCTCAAAGAAGCACTTTGACGcagcacatgagaacacacacaggagaaaaaccatttaacTGTTCAGtctgtggcaaaagcttttctcaaaatatCAGTTTGATCGATCACATAAGTACGCACAGAGGAGAACAGACATTAAATTGTTCGgtttgtggtaaaagttttacaagAAAGAGCCATTTAACGCaacacatgaggacacacacgGGAGGAAAAATCCTTAAATGCTCAGTTTGTGACAAAAGCTTTGTTTCTCGGGCAGTTTTGGctcgacacatgagaacgcacactggactGAAACcgtttagttgttcagtttgcggcaaaagcttttctcaaaccAGCCATTTGcctcgacacatgagaacacacaccggtgaaaaaccaTTCATTTGTTCAGTTTGCGGCAAGAGCTTTTTTTCCCGACAAGATTTGACTCGACATACGATAAAATTCACCGGAGAAAAatcatttagttgttcagtttgcggCAAAATGTTTCATCATAATGCAGACGCCTTGACACACATAAGAACGCACACGGGAGAAGAACCAACAGTTGTTTAG